A section of the Amycolatopsis sp. AA4 genome encodes:
- a CDS encoding MaoC family dehydratase N-terminal domain-containing protein, whose translation MTAHYHRLRDELGKVCSADLGVLTQRDMDRFSIAAWSPHSQAATAPPLFLSSVMGWGAGPPEEELDTDGTSSSDTRGLALTGVRLMGAGQNLEFHAPVREGTRVTARTSLRDIELKRGRTGQLLVLSIERQFTDEHSQLLVTCQETFIAR comes from the coding sequence ATGACCGCCCACTACCACCGTCTGCGGGACGAGCTGGGCAAGGTGTGCAGCGCTGACCTCGGCGTCCTGACGCAACGCGACATGGACAGGTTCTCCATCGCCGCCTGGTCACCGCACAGTCAGGCGGCCACCGCGCCGCCGCTCTTTCTCAGCTCGGTCATGGGGTGGGGCGCGGGCCCGCCCGAGGAGGAACTCGACACCGACGGAACGTCGAGTTCGGACACTCGCGGACTGGCTCTGACCGGCGTGCGGCTGATGGGCGCGGGCCAGAACCTGGAATTCCACGCCCCCGTCCGCGAAGGCACCCGGGTAACCGCGCGCACCAGCCTCCGGGACATCGAGCTGAAGCGGGGCCGGACCGGCCAGCTGCTCGTGCTTTCCATCGAGCGGCAGTTCACCGACGAGCACAGCCAGTTGCTGGTCACCTGCCAGGAAACGTTCATCGCACGCTGA
- a CDS encoding thiamine pyrophosphate-dependent dehydrogenase E1 component subunit alpha: MKLRLYRTMSLIRQFETAASRLMASGELAGFLHLSIGQEAVAAGVCDALDRDDYLTTTHRGHGHCLAKGANVRQMMAELFARAGGYCGGRSGSMHVADPALGILGANAIVGAGVPIALGGAFSAQVLGDARIAVTFFGEGAVAEGVVHESFNIAALSKLPIVFVCENNGYAEMTPVETHLRAASVTEYARPHRMPAESVDGNDVLAVRDAARRAVERARAGEGPTLLECRTYRWHGHFEGDAQGYRNAEEVDQWRTRDPLLVLRAHLDGTGDQLDAIDRACADEVADAIAWARVQPDASPDSLTAHVYRSKEVVA; encoded by the coding sequence ATGAAGCTGCGTCTCTACCGGACGATGTCCCTGATCCGGCAGTTCGAGACCGCCGCGTCCCGGCTGATGGCATCCGGCGAGCTGGCCGGCTTCCTGCATCTGTCGATCGGGCAAGAGGCAGTCGCGGCGGGTGTCTGCGACGCGCTGGACCGCGACGACTACCTCACGACGACGCATCGCGGACACGGACACTGCCTCGCGAAGGGCGCGAACGTCCGGCAGATGATGGCGGAACTGTTCGCCCGCGCCGGCGGCTATTGCGGCGGGCGGTCGGGCTCGATGCATGTCGCCGACCCGGCGCTGGGGATCCTCGGCGCCAATGCCATCGTCGGAGCGGGAGTGCCCATCGCGCTCGGCGGCGCTTTCTCGGCCCAAGTGCTGGGGGATGCCCGGATCGCGGTGACGTTCTTCGGAGAAGGCGCGGTCGCCGAGGGCGTGGTCCACGAGTCGTTCAACATCGCGGCACTGTCGAAGCTGCCGATCGTCTTCGTATGCGAGAACAACGGTTACGCCGAAATGACACCGGTCGAGACTCACCTGCGCGCCGCATCTGTCACCGAATACGCGCGTCCCCACCGGATGCCGGCAGAAAGCGTGGACGGCAACGACGTGCTCGCGGTCCGGGACGCGGCGCGGCGGGCAGTGGAACGAGCGCGAGCCGGAGAGGGGCCGACGCTGCTGGAATGCCGCACCTACCGCTGGCACGGCCATTTCGAAGGAGACGCCCAGGGCTACCGGAACGCCGAGGAAGTCGACCAGTGGAGGACGCGGGATCCGCTCCTTGTCCTGCGCGCGCACCTGGACGGCACCGGTGACCAGCTGGACGCTATTGACCGTGCCTGCGCGGACGAGGTCGCTGACGCCATCGCGTGGGCCCGAGTCCAGCCTGACGCTTCTCCTGACTCACTGACCGCACACGTCTACCGCTCGAAGGAGGTCGTCGCATGA
- a CDS encoding MaoC family dehydratase N-terminal domain-containing protein, which yields MTRSRTASTRRFEAGAPVAPYTVRPTTVQLFRFSAATWNAHRIHYDEAYARSEGYPGVLVQSHLHGCFLANALLEWAGPDAMLRSLSWRNRHAAIAGDVLTVTGHVMSAETDGAEMLVEVEIAERDQRGALCVSGHAVVRVPGQAGAQ from the coding sequence ATGACGAGATCGCGGACAGCATCGACGCGCCGGTTCGAAGCCGGAGCGCCGGTCGCGCCCTACACCGTCCGGCCCACCACCGTGCAGCTCTTCCGCTTCAGCGCGGCCACCTGGAATGCACACCGGATCCATTACGACGAAGCGTATGCCCGCAGCGAGGGGTACCCGGGGGTGCTGGTGCAGTCCCACCTCCACGGCTGTTTCTTGGCCAATGCTCTCCTCGAGTGGGCAGGACCGGACGCCATGCTGAGGTCGCTGAGCTGGCGGAATCGCCATGCGGCAATCGCAGGCGACGTTCTGACGGTCACCGGCCACGTGATGTCAGCTGAGACCGACGGAGCCGAAATGCTCGTCGAGGTGGAAATCGCCGAACGCGACCAGCGCGGTGCCCTGTGCGTATCCGGGCACGCAGTCGTCCGGGTGCCGGGACAAGCAGGTGCGCAATGA